The following DNA comes from Bacillota bacterium.
TACGAACCCCCCCGAGTGCAGCAACCAGGTCGACATATGCCCGGCGGGAAAGCTCGCCGGTGCAGGGGACGAGCAGCACGTCCAGAACCGCGTCCTCGTCGCCCAGGTCGCGCAGCACCTCGAGCAGGGCAAAGCGCACCCACTCATCCTCCTCCACCCGCAGCCTCGCCACCAGGTGGGGAACAGCCTCGCGCGCACCCAGGCCCCTGCACCCTTCTGCCGCTGCCATGCGCACGTTCGGGCAGGGATCATCCAGGAGACCGGTCAAAACGGGCAAGACCCTGTGACGGCTGCAGCCCGGCAGCAGTTCGCAGGCCAGTCTCCGCAGCGACGGATCGGGTTGGGCCGCGAGGGCGATCAACTCTTCTAGGGCGAGGTCCCCCAGACGGCGCAGAACGTCAGCCGCGGCCGCCCGGACGGCAGCCCGGTCATCTCGGAGTGCAGCCGCCGCAGCGCGGGCTGTCCGCACGTCCCGCGACGCGGCAAGAGCCGAAATCGCTGCTTCCACCACGCTCGGCTCGGGATCCGCGAGGAGGCGGACCAGCTCGGCCTGGGCAGCGGGATCGGTCGTACCCGCCAGGGCAAGCGCCGCCTTCCGGCGCCTGGCCCGGTCTGGTGAGTTCAGACCCTCGAACCTCGTCATTTGGTCCTTCCCCCCAACAGCTCCGCAGCCAGCGCCACGGGGTCAACGACTGGTGCCACGCGGCCATCCCCAAGTATCGTCGCGCCCAGCAGGGCCCGCGTGGCTCGGGCCGCCACGCCGACCGGCTTGAGGACCACCTCGGCCTGCCCCAAGAGCGACTGAACGCCCACGGCGAAACTGCCGGCAGCGTCCTCGGCGATCAGAACGTATCTCGCCTCCTCCCGCACGGTCCAGCCCAATGCCCGCCCCAGGTCCACAAATGGCAAGAGAGAACCACCTGTGTCCAGGCAGCGTCCGTATACCCGGCAACTGCCACCCAGCATGAACAGGCGCCGCACCGCTGCCGCCGGCAGCGCGAGCACTTCACCGCCAACCTCAACCAGCAGGGCGGGCATGGTCGAAAGGCTCAGGGGCAACAGGATCCGAAAGGTTGTGCCAAGGCCTCGGGCCGT
Coding sequences within:
- a CDS encoding HEAT repeat domain-containing protein, giving the protein MTRFEGLNSPDRARRRKAALALAGTTDPAAQAELVRLLADPEPSVVEAAISALAASRDVRTARAAAAALRDDRAAVRAAAADVLRRLGDLALEELIALAAQPDPSLRRLACELLPGCSRHRVLPVLTGLLDDPCPNVRMAAAEGCRGLGAREAVPHLVARLRVEEDEWVRFALLEVLRDLGDEDAVLDVLLVPCTGELSRRAYVDLVAALGGVRTVRGALAGISRAGQVRLQLLEALAVLASRLPAEESGVVSEEEVKPLFDLLAAGGEEACLAGRTLLWWMGEAGGARLEAGA